A window from Leptothermofonsia sichuanensis E412 encodes these proteins:
- the apcB gene encoding allophycocyanin subunit beta, with protein sequence MRDAVTSLIRNYDVTGRYLDRDAMDNLKSYFNTGMARVRAAAVINANAADIVKRAGLQLFDEQPELIRPGGYAYTTRRYAACLRDMDYYLRYASYALVAGDTDVLDERVLEGLRETYNSLGVPIGPTVQGIQIMKNIVKELVSEAGIEDVGIVEQPFDYMTRELGEKDL encoded by the coding sequence ATGCGGGATGCAGTAACAAGCCTGATTAGAAATTACGACGTTACAGGTCGGTATCTAGACCGTGACGCGATGGATAACCTGAAGTCCTATTTCAATACGGGGATGGCGCGGGTTCGGGCTGCCGCAGTAATTAATGCAAATGCAGCGGATATCGTGAAGCGGGCAGGTTTGCAACTGTTTGACGAACAGCCTGAACTGATTCGACCGGGCGGTTATGCCTACACCACCCGCCGCTATGCTGCCTGTTTACGAGACATGGATTACTATCTGCGCTATGCAAGCTATGCGCTTGTGGCTGGAGATACCGATGTTTTAGATGAGCGGGTTCTGGAAGGGTTGCGAGAAACCTACAATTCTCTGGGTGTACCTATTGGTCCAACCGTTCAGGGTATTCAGATTATGAAGAATATCGTCAAGGAACTGGTATCAGAAGCTGGAATTGAGGATGTGGGAATTGTAGAGCAGCCATTTGACTACATGACCCGTGAGTTGGGTGAAAAGGATCTATAA
- a CDS encoding ABC transporter ATP-binding protein produces the protein MPDPAPLLEVQNVFAGYIRDLDILQGVNFKIYPGEMVAVIGPNGAGKSTLAKTIFGLLSPHQGSILFQGQSIAGLKSDRIVQLGMGYVPQIANVFRSLTVEENLEMGAFVQRNASLPALKEEIFMRFPKLAERRKQRAGTLSGGERQMLAMGKALMLKPTLLLLDEPSAALSPILVNSVFDQIKQINQAGTAIVLVEQNARKALEMSDRGYVLEAGRDRFEGSGAALLNNPKVGELYLGVTTDSL, from the coding sequence ATGCCCGACCCCGCTCCCCTACTCGAAGTCCAAAACGTTTTTGCTGGCTATATTCGAGATCTCGACATTTTGCAGGGGGTCAATTTCAAAATTTACCCCGGTGAGATGGTGGCGGTAATCGGTCCCAATGGTGCCGGCAAATCAACCCTGGCAAAAACAATTTTTGGACTGCTATCTCCCCATCAGGGCAGTATTTTATTTCAGGGGCAGTCAATCGCCGGACTGAAGTCAGATCGAATTGTGCAGCTTGGGATGGGCTATGTGCCCCAAATTGCCAATGTGTTTCGCTCGCTGACAGTAGAAGAAAACCTGGAAATGGGAGCATTTGTTCAGAGAAATGCTTCATTGCCAGCTTTAAAGGAAGAAATTTTTATGCGCTTTCCTAAACTGGCAGAGCGCCGGAAGCAGCGGGCAGGTACCCTCTCTGGTGGAGAACGCCAGATGCTGGCAATGGGGAAAGCTCTGATGCTGAAGCCAACGCTGTTGTTGTTGGATGAGCCGTCAGCCGCCCTGTCTCCGATTCTGGTCAATAGTGTGTTTGACCAGATTAAGCAGATTAATCAGGCTGGAACAGCAATTGTTCTGGTTGAACAGAACGCTCGTAAAGCGCTGGAGATGTCCGATCGCGGCTATGTGCTGGAAGCAGGGCGCGATCGGTTTGAGGGGAGTGGTGCCGCTTTGCTGAACAATCCCAAAGTCGGTGAACTCTATCTCGGTGTCACAACCGACTCGCTCTGA
- a CDS encoding heavy metal-responsive transcriptional regulator, producing MIAISLGPMLKIGEVARSSGLPVKTIRYYEEIGLLTPAVERSQTGYRLFNGQITNRLAFIKRAQSLGLTLNEIKDILTIHDRGELPCGEVKQHLQDRVHAISEQIRALETLRSELEGLLSGWQENPPPELISQTICPNIQKQGETARNRGKQLLRASRL from the coding sequence ATGATAGCGATTTCTTTGGGACCGATGCTAAAGATTGGTGAAGTTGCCCGCAGTAGCGGACTGCCGGTCAAAACAATTCGCTACTACGAAGAGATTGGACTGTTAACACCGGCAGTGGAGCGATCGCAAACCGGCTATCGACTGTTCAATGGGCAAATCACAAACCGACTGGCGTTCATTAAACGGGCACAGTCCCTGGGGTTAACCCTGAACGAGATTAAAGATATCTTGACCATACATGACCGGGGAGAACTTCCCTGTGGCGAAGTGAAGCAGCATCTCCAGGACAGAGTACATGCCATCAGCGAGCAGATCAGAGCACTGGAAACCTTACGCTCAGAACTGGAAGGCTTACTTTCTGGCTGGCAAGAAAACCCTCCCCCAGAGCTGATTTCCCAAACCATCTGCCCGAATATTCAAAAACAGGGGGAAACAGCCAGAAACAGAGGGAAACAGCTTCTCAGAGCGAGTCGGTTGTGA
- a CDS encoding TIGR01548 family HAD-type hydrolase: MTEPVSFQRTLSVCSVATIVVFDIDGVIRDVGNSYRRALADTVEHFTAGAYRPSQADIDSLKAEGSWNNDWEASQELIYRYFEGKLASGETAVSVERPLCRESIALNYEALVAFFQSRYRGTDPLHWTGYICQEPLLVQPAYLDRLTEAGIRWGFFSGATTGSARYVLEKRLGLRSPALVAMEDAPGKPDPTGLLKIVEMLDGADSSIPIIYVGDTVADMYTVANARQVQPDWNWIGIGVLPPHVQATEAQQTAYTTTLQRAGAMTVLRNVEELTPARIQQLVMGERE; this comes from the coding sequence ATGACAGAGCCAGTGTCATTTCAACGAACACTTTCTGTTTGTTCAGTTGCCACTATCGTAGTGTTTGACATTGATGGGGTGATTCGTGATGTGGGAAATTCGTATCGACGAGCACTGGCAGATACCGTTGAGCATTTTACTGCCGGAGCTTATCGCCCTTCCCAGGCAGACATTGATAGCTTGAAGGCAGAAGGGAGCTGGAACAACGACTGGGAAGCCTCGCAGGAACTGATATATCGCTACTTTGAGGGGAAACTGGCGTCGGGCGAAACAGCCGTTTCGGTGGAACGCCCATTATGTCGGGAAAGCATCGCCCTGAATTATGAAGCGTTAGTTGCCTTTTTTCAATCTCGTTATCGAGGAACAGATCCGCTTCACTGGACAGGCTATATCTGCCAAGAGCCTCTATTAGTACAGCCTGCCTATCTTGATCGTTTAACTGAGGCAGGCATTCGCTGGGGCTTTTTTAGCGGTGCAACCACGGGATCAGCCCGGTATGTGCTGGAGAAACGACTTGGCCTGCGATCGCCCGCTCTGGTAGCGATGGAAGATGCCCCTGGAAAACCTGACCCGACCGGACTTTTGAAGATCGTTGAAATGCTGGATGGGGCTGATTCATCGATCCCAATCATTTATGTGGGAGACACCGTCGCCGATATGTATACGGTCGCCAATGCCCGCCAGGTTCAACCCGATTGGAATTGGATAGGCATAGGAGTTTTGCCCCCCCATGTTCAAGCAACAGAAGCGCAGCAAACTGCCTATACAACCACCCTTCAAAGAGCAGGTGCCATGACAGTTCTGAGAAATGTGGAGGAACTGACTCCAGCTCGAATTCAACAATTGGTGATGGGAGAAAGGGAGTAG
- a CDS encoding indolepyruvate ferredoxin oxidoreductase subunit alpha, with the protein MSHTIVTNICEGIADCVDACPVACIHPGPAKNSKGTDWYWIDFATCIDCGICLQVCPVEGAIVPEERPDLQRTPQ; encoded by the coding sequence GTGTCACATACTATTGTTACAAACATCTGCGAAGGCATTGCTGACTGTGTAGATGCCTGCCCGGTTGCCTGTATCCACCCCGGTCCGGCAAAAAACTCAAAGGGTACCGACTGGTACTGGATTGACTTTGCAACCTGTATTGATTGCGGCATTTGTTTACAGGTCTGTCCAGTGGAGGGGGCGATCGTTCCTGAGGAACGCCCCGACCTGCAAAGAACACCCCAATGA
- a CDS encoding DUF935 domain-containing protein, with amino-acid sequence MRHGLGLGTRLFYPTYFKRNAVKFWLVFADKWATPTAVAKYPRNASKEQKDKIWRKFPELEKKFNRSAEAGVVVSLVNAGFVPTRE; translated from the coding sequence TTGCGTCACGGACTGGGGTTGGGCACGCGACTGTTTTATCCGACCTATTTCAAGCGCAATGCCGTCAAGTTTTGGCTGGTGTTTGCTGACAAGTGGGCGACTCCAACTGCTGTTGCCAAATATCCCCGCAATGCCAGCAAAGAGCAGAAGGATAAAATCTGGCGCAAGTTCCCGGAACTGGAGAAGAAGTTCAATCGCTCGGCTGAAGCGGGCGTGGTGGTATCCCTGGTCAACGCCGGGTTTGTGCCCACCCGCGAGTGA
- a CDS encoding Uma2 family endonuclease, protein MTQAARKLTFEEYASLDAEDWARLGLPEGRCEYWDGELFELPTESEPNDFIANFLMFLLASTGVIPLRLIRPHSCEIEVSGRPRTRYPDLVILRDEHISATKRRLFITLKMAPPQLVAEVVSPGNANQRRDYEAKRTQYQERGIPEYWLIDPDQQSITVLVLENGKYRESGCFKGSDRVVSPAFPTLTLTADQLFAGSS, encoded by the coding sequence ATGACGCAAGCAGCCAGAAAACTCACGTTTGAGGAATACGCCAGTCTGGATGCGGAGGACTGGGCACGGCTGGGACTGCCAGAGGGACGGTGTGAGTATTGGGATGGGGAGTTGTTTGAATTGCCGACCGAATCAGAGCCAAACGACTTTATTGCCAATTTCCTGATGTTCCTGCTGGCAAGCACCGGAGTGATTCCGCTTCGATTAATCCGCCCTCATTCCTGTGAAATTGAGGTTTCAGGCAGACCCCGCACCCGATACCCCGACCTGGTAATTCTCAGGGATGAACATATCTCTGCAACCAAAAGACGATTATTCATCACCCTCAAGATGGCACCACCCCAACTGGTTGCAGAAGTGGTTAGCCCTGGAAATGCGAACCAGAGACGAGACTATGAGGCAAAGCGCACCCAGTACCAGGAACGCGGCATCCCAGAATACTGGTTGATTGACCCCGATCAGCAGAGCATTACCGTGCTGGTACTGGAAAACGGGAAGTACCGGGAGTCTGGTTGCTTTAAAGGCAGCGATCGCGTGGTTTCTCCTGCGTTCCCTACCCTGACACTGACAGCCGATCAACTGTTTGCAGGCAGTTCCTGA
- a CDS encoding thermonuclease family protein, translated as MASSGRGLICLLICLLLVACQPAPVVEGITLQVQQVLTGRDLEVAGVAGQPEITERVRLEGIDVPDLAQQPWGRAARDWLQQVLGNQSVLLESDIEPRDDSGQRLAYLWQNGELVNERLVAEGYALAVPHPPNHKYDQRLARAQDRARVMGLGIWNTRNPWRG; from the coding sequence ATGGCTTCTTCAGGTCGAGGTCTGATTTGTCTACTGATTTGCCTGCTGCTTGTTGCCTGCCAGCCTGCCCCGGTGGTGGAGGGAATAACCCTTCAGGTGCAGCAAGTGCTGACTGGGCGTGACCTTGAAGTGGCGGGTGTGGCGGGGCAGCCGGAGATTACCGAGCGAGTCCGCCTGGAAGGAATTGATGTGCCTGACCTGGCTCAACAGCCCTGGGGGAGGGCTGCTAGGGATTGGTTGCAGCAAGTACTGGGCAATCAATCCGTATTGTTGGAGTCAGATATAGAACCCAGGGATGACAGTGGACAACGACTGGCTTACCTCTGGCAAAATGGCGAATTAGTGAATGAAAGACTGGTTGCTGAGGGCTACGCTCTGGCAGTCCCCCACCCACCAAACCACAAGTACGATCAGCGCCTTGCCCGTGCCCAGGATCGCGCCAGGGTTATGGGACTCGGTATCTGGAACACCAGGAACCCGTGGAGAGGGTGA
- a CDS encoding Arm DNA-binding domain-containing protein yields MARVQVNLEAFEGRLRLRWRHGGKRYCLALGLSDRPVNRLVGEQKARVIEADIATGNFDSTLVKYRPAANQDGGILLVELFSKFSLINSSYLKRKPM; encoded by the coding sequence ATGGCAAGGGTACAGGTCAATCTGGAAGCTTTTGAGGGGCGGCTGCGGCTGCGGTGGAGGCACGGCGGCAAGCGGTATTGCCTGGCGTTGGGGTTGAGCGATCGCCCGGTTAACCGCCTGGTGGGGGAACAAAAAGCCAGGGTGATTGAAGCGGACATTGCTACCGGGAACTTTGACTCAACACTGGTGAAGTACCGTCCAGCAGCTAATCAAGATGGGGGAATTTTATTAGTTGAGTTATTTAGTAAATTCAGCTTAATAAATTCAAGTTATTTAAAGCGAAAACCGATGTAG
- a CDS encoding methyltransferase domain-containing protein produces the protein MSSVTAIYKNLQRKSKRVVKRLLSPFELDLSQQSIVEKYLKGCGIEIGALHNPLKVPPSLNVRYVDRMAKADLQKHYPELESHNLVEVDIIDDGERLEQIKDGSQDFVIAHQFLEHCQDPIGAIQNMLRVLKPKGILYLSVPDKRYCFDQHRPITPIEHLLRDYREGPAWSREQHFHEWVVFVNLGYTNEKDSYGDSRVEKQRDRLMAMDYSIHYHVWTPLEILELMVTLKKTLNWNFEVELFYLEDGNIILILRKP, from the coding sequence ATGAGTAGTGTGACAGCCATTTACAAGAACTTGCAGCGTAAGTCGAAACGAGTGGTGAAACGGCTTCTATCTCCGTTTGAGTTGGATCTGTCTCAGCAAAGCATTGTTGAAAAGTACTTGAAGGGATGTGGCATTGAAATTGGTGCCCTTCACAATCCGCTCAAGGTTCCTCCTTCCCTCAACGTCAGGTATGTTGATCGCATGGCTAAGGCTGACCTGCAAAAGCATTACCCGGAACTGGAATCCCACAATCTGGTTGAGGTTGACATCATCGATGATGGAGAGCGGCTTGAGCAGATTAAAGATGGCTCCCAGGACTTTGTGATTGCCCATCAATTTCTGGAACATTGCCAAGATCCAATTGGTGCTATCCAAAACATGTTGAGGGTGCTGAAGCCGAAAGGGATTTTGTATCTGTCTGTACCGGATAAGCGCTATTGCTTTGATCAGCATCGACCGATTACTCCGATTGAACACCTGCTCAGGGACTACAGGGAAGGGCCAGCCTGGTCAAGAGAACAACACTTTCATGAGTGGGTGGTTTTTGTTAACCTCGGTTACACCAATGAAAAGGACAGTTACGGCGATTCACGGGTGGAGAAACAGCGCGATCGCCTGATGGCAATGGACTACAGCATTCACTATCATGTCTGGACCCCGCTCGAAATACTCGAACTGATGGTGACCTTGAAAAAGACCCTGAACTGGAACTTCGAGGTTGAATTATTCTACTTAGAGGACGGTAATATCATTTTGATTTTAAGGAAGCCGTAG
- a CDS encoding ATP phosphoribosyltransferase regulatory subunit, which yields MVYQSPAGARDLLPLDVTQKRWIEERLQQVFHHWGYHRIITSTLERMDTLMAGGAIQRSTVIQLQESEDEALGLRPELTASIARAAVTRMAGSTLPLRLYYNANVFRRAQEGSHSRQQEFYQAGVELLGAGGLLADAEALLLLVDCLNALGLQDWTCVLGEAGLTRSLLALFPLALRDQVRWAIAHLDRITLESLPLTPELRTQALMLLDLRGHPADVLQRVASLKLDAYQRKALDNLKSLVELLEESQASPFPLVLDLSLIRTFDYYTGIVFEVVNPSNAGLQVLGQGGRYDQLLGLYHPQGQSYPGIGFSLQIEQLHQVLLSTGQLPAQTPDSEWLVVPDSPRAYTAALAHAQTLRNAVPPAKVELELGGRTPAEIYDYARHRQIAQIAWVKAEGKIVIETVNNQS from the coding sequence ATGGTTTACCAGTCTCCAGCAGGAGCCAGGGATTTACTGCCTCTGGATGTGACGCAAAAGCGATGGATTGAAGAGCGTCTGCAACAGGTTTTTCATCACTGGGGCTACCACCGGATCATTACTTCAACCCTGGAACGAATGGACACCCTTATGGCAGGGGGTGCCATCCAGCGATCAACGGTCATTCAACTTCAGGAGTCAGAAGATGAAGCGTTGGGGCTACGCCCGGAGCTGACTGCCTCCATTGCCCGTGCTGCGGTTACCCGGATGGCTGGTAGTACACTTCCACTTCGGCTCTACTACAATGCCAACGTCTTTCGTCGTGCTCAGGAAGGCAGTCACAGCCGACAACAGGAGTTTTATCAGGCAGGCGTAGAATTGTTAGGGGCAGGCGGGTTACTGGCAGATGCGGAGGCGCTGCTACTGTTAGTCGATTGCCTCAACGCCCTGGGATTACAGGATTGGACCTGTGTGCTGGGTGAAGCGGGACTGACCCGATCGCTCCTGGCTCTGTTTCCCCTGGCTCTGCGTGATCAGGTGAGGTGGGCGATCGCCCACCTGGATCGCATCACCCTGGAGTCTTTACCCCTCACTCCAGAACTGCGAACTCAGGCATTGATGCTGCTTGATCTGCGGGGTCACCCGGCGGATGTTTTGCAACGAGTCGCCAGTCTTAAACTGGATGCTTACCAGCGCAAAGCACTTGATAACCTGAAATCGCTGGTTGAACTTCTGGAAGAAAGCCAGGCGTCTCCCTTTCCGCTTGTTCTGGATCTCAGCCTGATCCGGACTTTTGATTACTACACTGGCATCGTGTTTGAAGTTGTCAATCCCAGCAATGCTGGACTGCAAGTCCTGGGGCAGGGAGGACGCTATGACCAGCTTCTGGGACTTTACCATCCGCAGGGGCAAAGTTATCCTGGCATTGGGTTTTCTCTACAAATTGAACAACTACATCAGGTATTGCTGTCCACAGGGCAATTGCCTGCTCAGACCCCAGATAGTGAGTGGCTGGTTGTTCCTGACAGCCCCCGGGCATACACCGCTGCCCTTGCCCACGCTCAAACCCTACGGAATGCCGTCCCCCCGGCTAAAGTGGAGCTTGAACTGGGAGGGCGTACCCCAGCCGAAATTTATGACTATGCCCGTCATCGCCAGATTGCCCAAATTGCCTGGGTCAAGGCGGAGGGAAAAATCGTGATTGAAACGGTTAACAATCAGTCATAA
- a CDS encoding histidine kinase, with translation MAHPCHIIVAGNPAIIYASRGGTPDKILPTLKRFLDKFWQERDSSGETSYTPDCLVAQIVVRFGFEICEDDFSNLRVGVRYDPKVEYLYWISPDRQISVWVPGDAYRNNPELGLQGCHSLAGVKGEG, from the coding sequence ATGGCTCATCCCTGTCACATTATTGTCGCAGGTAACCCGGCAATTATCTATGCCAGTAGGGGCGGCACCCCTGACAAGATTCTTCCCACGCTCAAACGCTTCCTTGACAAGTTCTGGCAAGAGCGAGATAGTTCTGGGGAAACCAGCTACACTCCGGATTGCCTGGTGGCTCAAATTGTTGTCCGGTTTGGTTTTGAAATTTGTGAGGATGACTTTTCTAATTTACGGGTTGGGGTGCGATACGACCCAAAGGTGGAGTATCTTTACTGGATATCTCCTGACCGTCAGATCAGCGTCTGGGTACCGGGAGATGCCTATCGAAACAATCCAGAACTGGGGTTGCAGGGTTGTCACAGTCTGGCAGGAGTCAAAGGTGAGGGATGA
- a CDS encoding inositol monophosphatase family protein — protein MNFNLDQLQIFLDVATEAALAAGVVLQDYFGNLESIEEKGRPGDLVTAADKEAEVEILTVLRRHVPDHAILAEESGKAGDGGSPYLWAIDPLDGTTNYAHQYPASAVSIGLLIDGVPQVGVIYDPFRQELFRAARGLGATRNRRPIQVSRTTELSKSLLVTGFAYDRRQTSDNNYAEFCYLTHLTQGVRRSGSASLDLAAVACGRCDGFWERGLSPWDVTAGIIILEEAGGMVTAYDGSPFQMGSGRILATNGHIHSSLSTELQRVPPISIWADFDKFSRLG, from the coding sequence ATGAACTTTAATCTCGATCAGCTTCAAATCTTTCTTGATGTCGCAACAGAGGCCGCGTTGGCGGCAGGTGTTGTATTGCAAGATTATTTTGGCAATCTGGAGAGCATTGAAGAAAAGGGGCGTCCGGGAGATCTGGTCACTGCTGCCGACAAGGAAGCTGAAGTCGAAATCCTGACCGTGCTGCGCCGCCATGTGCCGGACCATGCCATTCTGGCGGAAGAGTCGGGGAAAGCTGGTGATGGGGGTAGCCCCTATCTGTGGGCGATCGACCCGCTGGATGGCACGACTAACTATGCTCACCAGTACCCCGCTTCAGCGGTTTCGATTGGACTTCTGATCGATGGGGTGCCCCAGGTAGGGGTGATCTATGATCCGTTCCGACAAGAACTGTTTCGAGCCGCCAGGGGACTGGGTGCCACCCGAAATCGGCGTCCGATTCAGGTATCCAGGACCACTGAGTTGAGTAAAAGCCTTCTGGTTACAGGCTTTGCCTACGATCGCCGCCAAACCAGCGACAATAACTATGCAGAGTTTTGCTATTTAACCCATCTGACTCAGGGGGTGAGGCGGAGTGGCTCGGCATCGCTTGATCTGGCTGCCGTTGCCTGTGGTAGATGTGACGGTTTTTGGGAGCGGGGGTTGTCGCCTTGGGATGTCACCGCGGGAATTATCATTCTGGAGGAAGCAGGCGGTATGGTCACAGCCTATGATGGAAGTCCCTTCCAGATGGGATCTGGGCGCATACTGGCAACCAACGGTCATATCCATTCCAGCCTCAGCACTGAACTACAACGAGTTCCCCCCATATCAATTTGGGCAGATTTCGACAAGTTTAGTAGGCTAGGCTAA
- a CDS encoding J domain-containing protein, whose translation MSFLIERGLFLLDFTDHHAILGISVDAEVKDIRKRYLKIARRLHPDSCVSESEEDRQRASQFLSKLVNPAWEKLSQEKERSEYILLLKLKGQQALQKRGSIEFLSNLAKQLLTSNNPDHFYQISLKDLANKQYDHLDQTIELTAQISELNLAYLMRKENGDSAVGEERRSIYTGGNIPDSTQSPTKSPRSAAPEPPKRESFTDQYYRRAEAFYGKGNFAQAILELRDALKIEPNNSRCHSLLGMIHLRQNQLPMAKVHINKALQIDPRDENALKAKQKLEELQGGGVGSTGSANGTQKVPQKAPPKTSKPDDKGGGLFGLFGGKKK comes from the coding sequence ATGTCTTTTTTAATTGAGCGAGGGCTTTTTCTCTTAGACTTCACAGATCATCACGCGATTTTGGGCATCTCGGTCGATGCTGAGGTTAAAGATATTCGCAAACGATATCTAAAAATCGCCCGGCGCTTGCATCCCGATAGCTGTGTGTCTGAAAGCGAAGAGGACAGGCAGCGTGCCAGTCAGTTTTTGTCTAAGCTGGTCAACCCTGCCTGGGAAAAGCTGTCTCAGGAAAAAGAGCGATCAGAGTACATCCTACTTCTGAAGTTGAAAGGACAACAGGCCCTTCAGAAAAGGGGATCGATTGAATTCCTCAGCAATCTGGCAAAACAACTTTTGACCAGTAACAATCCGGATCACTTTTACCAGATTTCATTAAAAGACCTGGCAAACAAGCAGTATGACCATCTAGACCAGACAATTGAGCTAACAGCTCAAATCAGTGAGCTAAATCTGGCGTACCTGATGCGCAAAGAAAACGGCGATAGCGCAGTAGGAGAAGAGAGACGGTCAATCTACACAGGCGGAAACATTCCAGATTCGACTCAATCCCCGACCAAATCTCCCAGGTCTGCGGCCCCTGAACCTCCTAAACGAGAATCTTTTACCGATCAGTACTATCGACGGGCTGAAGCGTTTTATGGCAAAGGCAACTTTGCGCAGGCCATTCTGGAACTGCGGGACGCCCTGAAAATTGAGCCAAATAATAGTCGCTGCCACAGCTTACTGGGGATGATTCATTTGCGACAAAACCAGTTACCGATGGCAAAGGTTCACATCAACAAGGCATTGCAGATTGATCCCAGGGATGAAAATGCCTTGAAAGCGAAGCAGAAACTGGAGGAACTTCAAGGAGGAGGTGTGGGATCAACGGGGTCTGCGAATGGCACCCAAAAGGTACCACAAAAGGCACCCCCAAAAACCAGTAAACCGGACGATAAGGGGGGTGGATTATTCGGGTTGTTTGGCGGGAAGAAAAAATAA
- a CDS encoding 2Fe-2S iron-sulfur cluster-binding protein, with the protein MTRSYTVRIRDRRRNILHTVEVPEDRYILHSAENQGAELPFSCRNGACTACAVRVLSGEIHQPEAMGLSPGLRRQGYALLCVSYPRSDLEVETQDEDEVYELQFGRYFGKGRVKRGLPLDED; encoded by the coding sequence ATGACTCGATCTTATACCGTCCGCATTCGCGATCGCCGTCGCAATATCCTTCATACAGTCGAAGTTCCCGAAGACCGCTATATTTTACATAGTGCCGAAAACCAGGGAGCTGAACTCCCCTTCTCCTGCCGCAACGGTGCCTGTACCGCCTGTGCAGTCCGTGTTCTCTCAGGGGAAATACACCAGCCAGAGGCAATGGGGTTGTCCCCTGGCTTGCGCAGACAGGGCTATGCGCTGCTCTGTGTCAGCTACCCGCGCTCAGACCTGGAAGTTGAAACCCAGGATGAAGACGAAGTTTATGAACTCCAGTTCGGTCGCTACTTTGGCAAAGGCAGAGTGAAGCGAGGGCTACCGCTAGATGAGGATTAG